Below is a genomic region from Pseudomonas svalbardensis.
CAAGTTCAAGAAAAGCTACAGCACGACCCTGATGCGGTAACGACTTATGCAGCACAGCCTGAACCCGAACGAAAGCCATACACCAGTAAGCCCACGGTTCAGGACAAGGCGTTTCACAGGGAGCTCGATCAGATGCGTGCGGATGCTGAAGCCGGAGTGATACATAAATCAGTGCGCGAGCCAATGGGCGATGGTGAGCCTAGCCTTGCGCTCGATGACTACCCTGGCTTCAAGGAGGCAGGCTCTGCATCAAATCAGTGGTGATATTTTGGCGCCTGTGCTGCGGTAATCGGTACCTAGCCGCCCTCCTCTTATGCTGTCGACGCATGGTCAGGATGGCTGCTCCGAAGTAGATGAACGAACTACCTGGCTGACCCACCGGGATAGCTCTGGACGGGTCAACACGCCCTTGGCCCAAGAGACCAGTGCGGCATACAGACTAAAAGACGTCACCAAGACCGATCATGCGAGCTTTATGGCTCCGCCCTGGATATCGTCACGCGCCATTCGTAAGTCAATAGCGTCCTGGTTGAGTCGGTAAATCATGTTGAGCAACCGTTGGCGTAGCACTTCATCTTGGAGCTGCTCTACTGCGCGCATCATATCGAGCGCCGCTACCTCATTGTTACTGGCAATGGCGTCCAGCAGTTTGCGCATGCTTCTTGATGGCCGATTCATCTCCAACTCCCTGGATTTCAATGACGCGAATCATATGGCCGGAATGTTTCATCAGTGTTTCAGTTGCATGAACTGGTTTTGAATCACCAGCTCGGGCTGATTTGACGCTAGCTGGAGGGGTGCCCCACGAGGTGTCAATTACGCTTGTCGCGCCATTCCGTGATGTAGCTAAATCGCTACCATTAAGCCGGGCTTTGCCCGAATGAGCGATTACAACAATCACATCAGGTGCTACCGCTGAATGAGGCACGTGACGAAATTTAAACGAGCACTCCCCTCTCCAGTCGACCGATAAGATCGAGGACAGCGTTCGTTTCCACCCTCGTGCACAACATGTCGATTGGGCGCCTCGAACCAAGTCCACGAACCGGCGAGCACATCCATTTCGTCGCAGCGGACACGTCGTCTTCGAACAAGGACAAAGCTTGCTCAAAGACAGCAATCAATGCGAGCAAGCGGTCGCTTTCAATGGTGCTGAAGCGTCCTGTTTTTGCCCTACGTGCCAGGGATGCAGGGGATACGCCGATGGCCTGAGAAATGACCTTTCGCTCGACCTGCAGAGTGTTCGCTATCAGACTGAAATACTCGAAAGGAAGACCTAGGTGCATGAGGTCATGAAGTGGTGTGCCGCGCGAGGGCAATTCTGAGGTTGACCAAATGCTTCCAGGAGTTGGTGGGCCAGGAAGGTACTCTTCGATCGAAGACAGCATCTGTAACTCCGTCAGAAAAACCCAAAGCTTAGCCGGGCCCAGTCGGCCCGAAACAAGCGACTTTAGGAAAAATGGTTCAACACGTCACCTACTGCTAAACCGTCCTTCCTGCGATGAGAAGTACAATGCACTGTCATAAATTGTCTCAGCTGAAACCTGCGCCGTTCTTGAAATCGTCTCGTATTGGCGGTACTTGTAGGTCACCAATCTCATGCACGGAAAGCAACCATGCAAGCAAGATTCAGAGTGATTGAAACCACCACACTGGACGATGGCAGCAAGCGATACAGAGTTGTAGATCTCGTAGAGGGAGGTTCAGCCAGCAAGCATGGAGTGTTCAAAGTCAGGGCAGAGGCAGAGGCTGTTTGTTCGCGCCTGAATGCCGAGCACCCACGTCAGAGTGGTGTAAGTCGTGTTTCCGCGAGCTCCTCATCCACTCGTTTCGGAAACCGGGCGCCTGATGACTATGC
It encodes:
- the parS gene encoding type II RES/Xre toxin-antitoxin system antitoxin, which codes for MLSSIEEYLPGPPTPGSIWSTSELPSRGTPLHDLMHLGLPFEYFSLIANTLQVERKVISQAIGVSPASLARRAKTGRFSTIESDRLLALIAVFEQALSLFEDDVSAATKWMCSPVRGLGSRRPIDMLCTRVETNAVLDLIGRLERGVLV